A genomic stretch from Styela clava chromosome 5, kaStyClav1.hap1.2, whole genome shotgun sequence includes:
- the LOC144423006 gene encoding macrophage mannose receptor 1-like: MPHFQEMSSTYEIELCALSLFLLCRKTTQTLLEMSVAPQSCPTGWDSFNGFCWYFSKAVNGLDRRDTFTFASSFCQENGGTLAIFTTVEERDYAYSKIQVFQDTDWWIGLNDFQHEQTFTWIDGSALDPAVANWKFGEPSNTNGEDCVEMWVNLPLYRGEWNDKSCDAKDNFICKRAPGTIDSCEQGWIDGGSSCYYVFNTELQWFEGEAYCKASGAELVSITSSSEQQLVQSLVEPFFKDFWIGLSDTDNPGTLQWTTHDPVSYNNLATGQVISPTLYTGSTCVAMTLSKQYQWDSVKCSSERAFVCEKGYKATCPPSWIYLAGKCYELVVNPNRAATWTTAMEKCQALGAGLLKIETPDQQKYLATALEQYYNSGAHEIWIGGSDVGHDEEFRWWDNTEIKTAYWDTNMPRSTPGRYDCMAMYSGNKNTNWETSSCFHERQYICELPEGATLPSVPVVTIDGKCNDGWRWMKNNCYYFGNAEKTQTSAAGYCTSLSKDGHPSVLASVLSADEMSFVHGHIQQESWIGLRKVGSSYEWIDGETVEFENWSNSASKTQDCVYMSENSGTWRDDSCTISRVFVCKSPEIKVTPYTPTPPVIDGDYEKCGGNGWFSNPANEKCYKV, translated from the exons ATGCCCCATTTTCAAGAAATGTCATCAACATATGAAATAGAATTATGTGCCTTATCTCTATTCCTACTTTGCAGGAAAACAACTCAAACCTTGCTAGAAATGAGTG ttgcGCCTCAGTCATGTCCTACAGGTTGGGATTCATTCAATGGTTTTTGCTGGTATTTTTCTAAGGCGGTAAATGGACTCGACAGACGCGACACATTCACATTCGCTTCATCTTTCTGCCAGGAAAATGGCGGTACACTTGCTATTTTCACCACAGTGGAAGAAAGA GATTACGCGTACAGCAAAATTCAAGTATTTCAAGATACAGACTGGTGGATTGGATTAAATGATTTTCAACATGAACAGACTTTTACGTGGATTGACGGCTCGGCGTTAGATCCCGCAGTTGC AAATTGGAAATTTGGAGAGCCCAGTAACACAAACGGTGAAGATTGTGTTGAAATGTGGGTAAATTTACCGTTGTATCGAGGAGAATGGAACGATAAGAGTTGTGACGCCAAAGATAACTTCATTTGTAAACGGGCACCTG GAACAATTGACAGCTGTGAACAAGGCTGGATAGACGGTGGCTCAAGCTGTTATTACGTATTCAATACAGAACTACAGTGGTTTGAAGGAGAAGCATACTGCAA AGCGTCGGGTGCAGAACTGGTTTCCATAACTTCATCAAGTGAACAACAGTTAGTGCAAAGTCTCGTAGAACCATTTTTTAAAGACTTTTGGATAGGATTAAGCGATACG GATAATCCTGGTACTCTACAATGGACGACACACGATCCTGTCAGCTACAACAATCTGGCGACGGGACAAGTTATCTCACC AACACTGTACACCGGAAGTACGTGTGTCGCCATGacactttcaaaacaatacCAATGGGATTCAGTCAAGTGTTCAAGCGAAAGAGCTTTTGTTTGTGAAAAGGGATACAAGG caACTTGTCCTCCATCATGGATATACTTGGCAGGAAAGTGTTATGAATTGGTTGTAAATCCCAACAGAGCAGCTACGTGGACAACAGCTATGGAAAAATGCCAAGCTCTCGGAGCAGGATTACTCAAAATTGAAAC GCCAGACCAGCAAAAATATTTGGCAACTGCATTAGAACAATACTACAATTCCGGTGCGCACGAGATATGGATCGGGGGTTCAGATGTAGGACACGATGAAGAATTCAGATGGTGGGATAACACAGAAATAAAAACTGCATATTGGGATACTAACATGCCTCGATCTACACCTG GCAGATACGACTGCATGGCAATGTATTCAGGAAATAAGAACACAAATTGGGAAACTTCAAGTTGCTTTCACGAGCGACAATATATTTGCGAGCTACCTGAGGGGGCAACTCTCCCTTCAGTTCCTGTTGTAACAA TTGATGGTAAATGCAATGATGGTTGGAGATGGATGAAAAACAACTGTTATTACTTCGGAAATGCAGAGAAAACTCAAACATCAGCAGCAGGATATTGTACCTCCTTATCAAAAGACGGACACCCATCAGTACTCGCTAGTGTACTATCTGCTGATGAGATGTCATTTGTACACG GCCATATACAGCAAGAAAGTTGGATTGGATTGAGAAAAGTTGGTAGTTCATATGAATGGATTGACGGAGAAACGGTAGAATTCGAAAATTGGTCGAATAGTGCATCAAAAACACAAGATTGTGTTTATATGTCGGAAAATTCTGGAACATGGAGAGATGATTCGTGCACAATTTCCAGAGTATTTGTTTGCAAAAGTCCAGAAA TCAAAGTTACACCCTACACTCCAACACCACCCGTTATCG aTGGTGATTACGAGAAATGTGGCGGAAATGGATGGTTTTCAAACCCAGCTAACGAAAAGTGTTACAAGGTTTGA